From Pseudomonas asiatica, the proteins below share one genomic window:
- a CDS encoding TauD/TfdA dioxygenase family protein has protein sequence MSAASNALSIIDSALPQRFEIRPFSGAVGAEIIGLDLARPVNAVDFARIHRAHLDHHVLVFRDQRISPDQQIAFSRRFGPLQIHVLKQFLLAGHPEILIVSNIIENGQNIGLGDAGKFWHSDLSYKELPSLGSMLHAQELPGEGGDTLFADMHKAWDAVPAALRKVVEGRSAAHSYTARYAETKFEGNWRPTLTAEQLAQVQEVIHPVVRTHPENGRKALFVSEGFTTRIVGLPSDESRDVLQQLYALSVLEQNIYRHQWQPHDLVFWDNRSLIHLATGCPAHLRRKLYRTTIQGDAPF, from the coding sequence ATGTCAGCCGCCTCGAACGCCTTGTCGATCATCGACAGCGCACTGCCGCAACGCTTCGAAATCCGCCCTTTTTCCGGTGCTGTAGGTGCCGAGATCATCGGCCTGGACTTGGCCAGGCCGGTCAACGCCGTGGATTTTGCCCGTATCCATCGCGCCCACCTCGACCACCATGTGCTGGTGTTTCGCGACCAACGCATCAGTCCCGACCAGCAGATCGCCTTCAGCCGCCGTTTTGGTCCATTGCAGATCCATGTGCTCAAGCAGTTCCTGCTCGCCGGCCACCCCGAGATCCTGATCGTTTCCAACATCATCGAGAATGGCCAGAACATCGGCCTGGGTGATGCCGGCAAGTTCTGGCACTCGGACCTGTCGTACAAGGAACTGCCCAGCCTCGGTTCCATGCTGCATGCCCAGGAACTGCCCGGCGAGGGCGGCGATACTCTGTTCGCCGACATGCACAAGGCCTGGGACGCTGTACCCGCGGCCCTGCGCAAGGTGGTCGAGGGCCGCAGTGCCGCTCACTCCTACACCGCCCGTTACGCCGAGACCAAGTTCGAAGGCAACTGGCGCCCGACCCTGACCGCCGAGCAGCTGGCGCAGGTACAGGAAGTCATCCATCCGGTGGTGCGTACCCACCCGGAAAACGGCCGCAAGGCGCTGTTCGTCAGCGAAGGCTTCACCACCCGTATCGTCGGCCTGCCAAGTGACGAAAGCCGCGACGTGCTGCAACAGCTGTATGCCCTGAGCGTGCTGGAGCAGAACATCTATCGTCACCAGTGGCAGCCTCACGACCTGGTGTTCTGGGACAACCGCTCGCTGATCCACCTGGCCACTGGCTGCCCCGCACACCTGCGGCGCAAGCTGTATCGCACCACCATCCAGGGCGATGCCCCGTTCTGA
- a CDS encoding ABC transporter substrate-binding protein, translating to MRKSISRLAASIGLGASLVVGSLAAPATAQAEGKIRIAEQFGIVYLLLNVVRDQHLIEKHGKEQGIDIEVDWAQLSGGSAINDALLSGSVDIAGAGVGPLLTVWDRTKGRQNVKAVASLGNFPYYLVSSNPNVKTIADISDKDRIAVPAVGVSVQSRFLQYAAAQQWGDKEYNRLDKYTLAVPHPDATAALLAGGTELNGHFSNPPFQDQVLANKNVHVVLNSYDLLGPNSPTLLFATEKFRKDNPKTYKAFVDALAEAADFAQKDKAAAADTYIRVTKAKIDRDTLIRLIDNPQYEFTVTPKNTYKLADFLYRVGAIKHKPESWKDYFFQDERPLQGS from the coding sequence ATGCGTAAATCCATCAGCCGCCTGGCGGCAAGCATCGGCCTGGGCGCAAGCCTTGTCGTCGGCAGCCTGGCGGCCCCCGCCACGGCGCAAGCAGAAGGCAAGATTCGCATCGCCGAACAGTTCGGTATCGTCTACCTGCTGCTGAACGTAGTGCGTGACCAGCATCTGATCGAAAAACATGGCAAGGAGCAGGGCATCGACATCGAAGTCGATTGGGCCCAGCTGTCGGGTGGTTCGGCTATCAACGACGCACTGCTGTCCGGTTCGGTGGACATCGCCGGTGCCGGCGTCGGCCCGCTGTTGACCGTGTGGGACCGTACCAAGGGCCGACAGAACGTCAAGGCCGTGGCCTCGCTGGGCAACTTCCCGTACTACCTGGTCAGCAGCAACCCCAATGTGAAGACCATTGCCGACATCTCCGACAAGGACCGCATCGCCGTACCGGCGGTAGGCGTTTCGGTGCAGTCGCGCTTCCTGCAGTACGCCGCCGCCCAGCAATGGGGCGACAAGGAATACAACCGCCTCGACAAGTACACCCTGGCCGTGCCGCACCCGGATGCCACTGCCGCGCTGCTGGCCGGCGGCACCGAACTCAACGGACACTTCTCCAACCCGCCGTTCCAGGACCAGGTGCTCGCCAACAAGAACGTGCACGTTGTACTCAACAGCTACGACCTGCTCGGCCCCAACTCGCCGACCTTGCTGTTCGCCACTGAAAAATTCCGCAAGGACAACCCCAAGACTTACAAGGCCTTCGTTGATGCGCTGGCCGAAGCCGCGGACTTCGCCCAGAAGGACAAGGCGGCTGCCGCCGACACCTACATCCGCGTGACCAAGGCCAAGATCGACCGCGACACGTTGATCAGGCTGATCGACAACCCGCAGTACGAATTCACCGTCACGCCAAAGAACACCTACAAGTTGGCCGACTTCCTCTATCGGGTAGGCGCCATCAAGCACAAGCCGGAATCGTGGAAGGACTACTTCTTCCAGGATGAACGCCCGCTGCAGGGGAGCTGA